A window of Clostridium novyi genomic DNA:
AATAATTTTTCTGTTCCTGTAATTCCTATTGGTATAATAGGTACTTTGCACATCTTAGCAATTAGTATTATTCCTTTTTTACCTTTAATCATTTTTCCACTTCTACTTCTTGTTCCCTCTGGAAAAATTAATACATTGTTTCTACTCCTAATAATATTTATTATTTTTTTTAGTCCTTCTTTATCTGGAGAATTAGGATGAACAGGTGTAGTCTTAACTACATCAATTCCAAGTTTAGTAAAAGCATTGTTACTAAGTTTAACTCCTGCTACAAATGTAACATCAAAATCTTTAAGTATTTTATTTAAAACAAGACCATCAGAATTACTTAAATGATTTGATATAAATATTACTGGAGTAGGTATATTATTTAAGTTTTCATAGTTTTCAACATTGATATTTGCGTATTTATTTATGTATCCATTAAGTGCTCTATTTGCTAAAAAACTAACCCATTTGTTAGGTAGTAAACCTATAAGTTTAGCCATTGATGGAGATATCATTTCTTAAATTCCACCTTTCCTATATATATGTTTATATAATATCATAACTTTAAAAATTTCAAAAGTTTATTGTAGTAACTTTGAACATAAGGAGAAGAAAATTCTTTTACTTTTTTTATATTAATATCATTAAAATAAAACATATTAATTAACATATTTCTTTGAATTATATTTTTTCCTCTCCATCCACAAGAAGTTAGCTTATACTTACTATTAAAATCTTTTTTGCTCATATTTAAAATTTCTTCACTATTAATTTCTTTCATGAAATCAAAAGGTTTAAATTCTTGTATATTAGAATTTATAACATCCTTATTATATGGACATACGTTTTGACAAGTATCACACCCAAACATTCTACCTTTAAACTTAGATAACCAATAATCATCTATGTCTTTTTTTTGAGTTATATAAGATAGGCATATATTAGAATTATTATTAATATCATTAGATATAGCTCCTGTAGGACAAGCCTTTAAACATAATTCACATTCTCCACAATCTTTTTTTATTGGATAATCTTCTTCTAATTCTAAATC
This region includes:
- a CDS encoding lysophospholipid acyltransferase family protein — its product is MISPSMAKLIGLLPNKWVSFLANRALNGYINKYANINVENYENLNNIPTPVIFISNHLSNSDGLVLNKILKDFDVTFVAGVKLSNNAFTKLGIDVVKTTPVHPNSPDKEGLKKIINIIRSRNNVLIFPEGTRSRSGKMIKGKKGIILIAKMCKVPIIPIGITGTEKLLPINMEGKMELEKFHNADVNVKIGEMFYLPTKLEEESKKEYDERAMDIIMKNIAKLLPDEYKGEYL
- the queG gene encoding tRNA epoxyqueuosine(34) reductase QueG, yielding MNCKKKIIEYCSELGLDIVGFTKCRVFTELKEYYINRKELNLENEFEENDIDKRINPFIYMEKGKTIISIAFPYLHEQISYSKIYFSKYTLGSDYHEVVSSYLKKICEFIKILGGEASYFVDSNSLPERYIAYLSGIGFIGKNNMLITEKYGSYIFLGEIITDLELEEDYPIKKDCGECELCLKACPTGAISNDINNNSNICLSYITQKKDIDDYWLSKFKGRMFGCDTCQNVCPYNKDVINSNIQEFKPFDFMKEINSEEILNMSKKDFNSKYKLTSCGWRGKNIIQRNMLINMFYFNDINIKKVKEFSSPYVQSYYNKLLKFLKL